A single genomic interval of Cucumis sativus cultivar 9930 chromosome 5, Cucumber_9930_V3, whole genome shotgun sequence harbors:
- the LOC101221515 gene encoding zinc finger protein 761: MEVSRENKFVCNFCHKSFTCGKSLGGHIRIHKNEKSPRVAGKERSSMLKFQVPKERRRSKRDSESEVGNGNSGYGLRENPKITQRFADSGFSSRQEKFCRECGQGFQSSEALSWHLACHTGNERENRRFEYNYGITHHRSDIPERVREAAMCLMMMSKAPRFSGFEDNDSAAESSDSKSSSRYFRESETSASNSNGGGLEMKEVTGRINKLEVYECGGGENSDSENFRKEVCKRVKLKVSVHRALMDEEYKKPGFKFGVRVGRESGDILKNSMKTKKNDDQVHASSYKYELRKRLKNGSYSPDLWEGSSKKIPSEIFRSHDRETYRRMSNGCEWTHQSGENSVNTTTNSISIPSRELIESSNGKNKGNQDTFANEEKKLGPKRKHKCPICFKAFKSGQALGGHKRSHVVGSLEDASIVTRQESNGMAGLFDLNVPAPMEEEENGRWG, encoded by the coding sequence ATGGAGGTTTCTAGAGAAAACAAGTTTGTTTGTAACTTTTGTCACAAGAGCTTCACGTGTGGGAAGTCATTAGGAGGTCATATCAGAATTCACAAGAATGAGAAATCACCTCGAGTTGCTGGAAAGGAAAGAAGCAGTATGTTGAAGTTTCAAGTTCCgaaagagaggagaagaagcaAGAGAGATTCAGAATCGGAGGTTGGTAATGGGAATTCAGGGTATGGTTTGAGAGAGAATCCTAAAATAACACAGAGGTTTGCTGATTCAGGATTCAGTTCAAGGCAGGAGAAGTTTTGTAGAGAATGTGGACAAGGGTTTCAGTCCTCAGAAGCTTTGAGTTGGCACTTGGCTTGTCACACTGGAAACGAAAGGGAAAACAGAAGGTTTGAATACAATTATGGGATCACACATCATCGATCGGACATTCCTGAGAGAGTACGAGAGGCGGCTATGTGTTTGATGATGATGTCTAAAGCTCCGAGATTTTCAGGATTTGAAGATAACGACTCAGCTGCGGAATCCTCTGATAGTAAATCATCTTCTCGTTATTTTAGGGAAAGTGAAACATCTGCCTCTAACTCTAATGGGGGAGGGCTAGAAATGAAGGAAGTTACTGGTAGGATCAACAAGTTGGAAGTTTATGAATGTGGCGGCGGTGAGAATTCCGACTCTGAAAATTTCAGGAAAGAAGTCTGCAAGAGGGTTAAATTAAAAGTGTCTGTTCATCGGGCTCTTATGGATGAAGAATATAAGAAACCAGGTTTCAAATTTGGAGTCAGGGTAGGAAGAGAAAGTGGAGATATTCTAAAGAATTCGatgaaaactaagaaaaatgatgatcAAGTGCATGCATCTTCTTACAAGTATGAGCTAAGAAAGAGGTTGAAGAATGGATCATACAGTCCTGATCTCTGGGAGGGATCCAGCAAGAAGATCCCTAGTGAGATCTTTCGTTCTCATGACAGAGAAACCTATAGAAGAATGAGCAACGGATGTGAGTGGACGCATCAGTCAGGTGAAAACAGCGTAAATACAACTACCAATTCCATTTCCATACCATCTAGGGAGCTAATTGAGTCAAGCAATGGCAAAAACAAGGGTAACCAGGACACTTTTGcaaatgaagagaagaaattggggcccaaaagaaaacataagtGCCCAATTTGCTTCAAAGCCTTCAAATCAGGTCAGGCTTTGGGGGGTCATAAGAGGTCCCATGTGGTCGGAAGTTTAGAGGATGCTTCTATAGTGACAAGGCAAGAGTCCAATGGGATGGCTGGTCTATTTGATCTAAACGTTCCTGCTCCtatggaagaagaggaaaatggGAGATGGGGTTAA